The window GCCAGCCGGCGACGGCGTCTCCGGTCGCTCACGAGACATCCCCCCTCTTTAAGCCGGCTGTTGCCTTCGGCAAAAGCCGGCCTACGTCGGGATGTGCGGTGCCGGTGACGGGATGCGCGCGTTCGCTTCGCGAAAACGCGCCTACGGGTCCAGGGCGTTGCTGCCGGATGCATTTCGTAGGCGCGTCTTCGCCGACAGGCGAATGCGCGCATGGTTGGTCGATGCGCTGTGAGGCGCCTCCGATCGTTCAGGACGCATCGAACCGCTGTTGAGGCCGGCTGTTGCCTTCGGCAAGAGCCGGCCTACATGCCCTTTTTTACGCCGTGCCTGTTCTCCGCCGCCACGCACCGATGAGGTACGGCAGAAACGCCAACGCCGCCGCGGCGCCAAGGGCCGGGATGTCGCCCATCTGGACGTAGGGTGTTAGGCCGGCGCGGGGGTCGATGCGGGCTTCGACGACGGCGACTTCGAATTGCGGGCCGCGGCTGATGACCTCGCCCTGGTGGTCGATGATGGCGGTGATGCCGGTGTTGGTGGCGCGCAGCATCGGGCGGGCCGTTTCCATGCTCCGCAGCCGGGCGATCTGCAGGTGCTGGTGGGGCGCGGTGGAGTCGCCGAACCAGCCGTCGTTGCTGACGTTGACGAGCACGTTGGCATCGACCGCCATGCGCCGGATCACGCCCGGGTAGGCGGCTTCGTAACACACGGACGCGCCGAGGCGATTGGCGCCGACTTCCAGCGGCGCCTGGCCGGGCACGCCCGGGGCGATGTCCGACATCGGGATCTGGATATACCGTTCGAGGAATTCCAGGTAACTGCGCAGCGGCATGTACTCGCCGAATGGCACCAGCCGCTGCTTGCGGTAGGCCATGCGGTTGATGCCGAGCGGGCGGACGGCGTTGTAGTAGCGCCGGGTCTCGGGATCGAGGGTGAACACGCCGGTGACGACGCGCGTGTTCTCGGTCTCCATGGCCTTCCCGAACTCGTTCAGGCGGTCGGCGACGCGCCGGTAGAACGTGGGCACGGCGGTCTCGGGCCAGATCACGAGTTCGGCCCGGTGGGCGACCTCGCGCGTGAGGTCTTCGTAGCGGGTAAGCGCCTTTTCCTGGGTATTGAACTTCTGCTCCTGCTCGATGTTGCCCTGGATGAGCGCGGCGTCGAACGGCTGCCCGCCGGCCCGTGACCAGTGCGTGCCGGACAGCACCGCGCCCGTACCCCAGATGCCGACGGCGACCACGAGCGCGAGCGTGCGCCCGTGCCAGCTGCCGCGCCAGGCGTATGCCAGCGCACCGGCGCTGAGGGCCACGGCCAAACTCATGCCGTAGACGCCGAAGACGGGGGCATAACCGGCCAGCCAGCTGTCGGTCTGGCTGGTGCCGAGCAGCAGCCAGGGGAAGCCGGTCAGCAGCCAGCTGCGGACCCACTCGATGAGTACCCAGGCGCCCGGCAGCACGAGCAGGAACCAGGCGGCGCCGCGGCGTTCGGCGTCGCGCCCGACGACGAGCGCGCCGAGCGCCGCCGGAATAAGCGCCAGCGCGAGGATGAAGCCGACGGTGAGCGCGCCGGCGAGCGGTGCCACGGCGGCGCCGAAGAGATGCAGGCTGTGGTAGATCCAGTAGACGCCGGCGCCCCAGACGCCGACGCCAAACAGCCAGCCACGCCAGGCGGCGCGGCGGCGCGTGCAGTCCAGCCACAGGATGAAGAGTATGGCCGGGCTCGCGATGGCGAGGGGCCAGACCCCCCAGGGGGCGAAAGCGAACGCGAGCGCGGCCCCGGCCGCCAGCGCGAGGAGATCGCGTGCGCGTGTGCCGGTGAGCGCCGCGCGCAGGCGCTGGCGTCGGTAGAGTGCCGCACGTGCCGCCATGGAGGGATTCCGCAGATGGAGATTGTCAGAATATTCTTGTGCCGGCTGCCCAGGGCCACCGGTTCCGCGAATGATCGGCTAAATCGAGGCTCCGTGTCACTTGTTCGTGGTGAACGGTCGAGTTTCATCCATCCCCGAGGGAGGCGGTTCACGTAGGTCGGCTTGCGACCGAAGGGAGCCAGCCGGCGATCGTGTCGCACCACACAAGGCGCCGTACACGGGCATGCCGGCTGTTGCCTTCGGCAAAAGCCGGCCTACGTGGGGATGTTTGATCCCGGTCACGGGATGCGCGCGTTCGCTTCGCGAAAACGCGCCTACGGGCCGGGGCCGTTGATGCCGGTTGCCATTCGTAGGCGCGTCTTCGCCGACAGGCGAATGCGCGCGTGGTTGGTCGATTCGCTGTGAGACGCCTCCGGTCGCCCACGACACGTCGGACCGCCGGTGAATCCGGCTGTTGCCTTCGGCAAAAGCCGGCCTACGTGGGGATGTGTAATCCCCGGACGGGATGCGCGCGTTCGCTTCGCGAAAACGCGCCTACGGGCCGGGGCACGCCCGGAGGCTCGGGCGGCTTGCGGCCGGAGGGACGCCATGAACCGGGGACGCTACAATCGCGCCTCCTTCGGATCCCGTTTGCTTTTATGAGTCTCGATCTGTGGTTTGCCTTTCTGGTCGCCTGCGGGGCGATCAGCGTCTCTCCCGGCGCTGGCGCGGTCGCGTCGATGACCAGTGGTCTGCGCAACGGTATGCCGCGTGGGCTGGTGACGGCGATCGGGCAGCAGTTCGGTCTGACGCTGCAGATCGTGGTGGTGGGGATCGGCGTGGGGGCAGCGATCGCGGCCTCGCCGCTCGCGTTCGAGCTCGTGCGCTGGGGTGGCGTGGTGTATCTGGCGTGGCTGGGGATCCGGCAGTGGCGTGCCGGGGCGCGCCTCGAGGGATTGGCCGATTCCCGGGCGATGGCGCAGAGCGGTGGCGCGATGGTGTTGCGCGGATTCCTGGTGAACGCGAGCAATCCGAAAGCGACGGTGTTCATGCTCGCGGTGTTGCCGCAGTTCATTGATCCGTCGATGGCGCTGGCGCCGCAGTATCTGGTGCTGGCGGCCACGATGATCGGGGTGGATATCGTGGTGATGGCGGGTTACACGGGCCTGGCGGCGCAGCTCGCGCGCTTCTGGCGCGAGCCAAGGCATCTGGCGATGGCGAATCGGGTGCTCGGGTTGCTGTTCGTCGCGGCGGCGGTGTTGTTGGCGGTGTATCGGCCTGGGGGGTGAAGGGCCACGGGCGAAGGGCGAAGGGCGAAGGGCGAAGGGCTGAGGAATCGTAGGCCGGCTTTTGCCGGAGGCAACAGCCGGCATGCGCTTTCGCGAGGCCTTGACCTTGTGCGCCGGCTGGCTCCCTTCGGTCGCAAGCCGGCCTACGCCGAGGTGCGCAACGTGTGGGCAAGATGCGCGCGTTCGGATGCCCGCTCGCCGTAGGCGCGTCTTCGCCGAAGGCGAATGCGCGCGGCGTTGCAACCGCCCTGGCTCAGTGCGTCTTGTCGGCTTCGGCGGTATCGCCGGTGGCCTGGTCGAGCCAGACGACCTGGAGCTGGCGGATGCGTCTTGAGTCGGCGTCGAGGATGCGGAACCAGAAGCGGTCGATGGTGGCGGTTTCGCCGGTGTTGGGCACGTGGCCGATCTGGTTGATGACGAGGCCACCGATGGTATCGAAGTCGTCGTCGCTGTAATCGGTGCCGAAGTGCGCGTTGAATTCGTCGATCGGCGTGAGGGCGTCGACGGTGTACCGCCCCGGGCCGTGTTCGTGGATGGGGCTTTCGTCCTCGGAATCGTGTTCGTCGTCGATGTTGCCGACGATCTGCTCGAGGACGTCCTCGATGGTGATCAGCCCGGCGGTACCACCGTACTCGTCGACCACGATGGCCATGTGATTGCGGCTGGTGCGGAACTCCTGCAGCAGCGTGTTGAGGCGCTTGCTTTCGGGCACGAAGGCGGCGCTGCGGAGGATATCGCGCAGGTCGAAGCGGCTGCGCTGGTCCTCGGGGAAGTAGCGCAGGATGTCCTTCGCGAGCAGCACGCCGACGACTTCGTCGCGGTTGTCGTCGATCACGGGGAAGCGCGAGTGCCCGGATTCGATGATGTCCGGGAGCATGTCGTCGAGGGCGGCATCCGCCTCGACCACGACCATGCGCGAGCGCGGGATCATGATGTCGCGCGCCTGCATATCGGCGACCTGGAACACGCCCTCGATCATGGCCAGCGCATCGTGGCCGAACAGTTCGCGCCGCTGGGCCTGACGCAGCAGCGTCAGGAGTTCATCGCGGTCGCGCGGCTCTCCGCCCAGGGCCTTGGCCAGGCGCGAAAGCAGCGATCGGCCTTCGCTGGAAGAAGACTCGGGGAGGTCGTCGGCCATCAGGATACCCATCGGTTGGTTCAGCTCGTTTCGAAGTCAGTGGGATTCGGGTCGGTGGAATTCGGCTCGCCGGCGTACGGATCGGGGAAGCCGAGGTCCGCGAGGATCGCGCGCTCGCGCGTTTCCATGCGCTCGGCCTCGTCGTCGTCCTGGTGATCGTAGCCTACTAGGTGCAGTACGCCGTGCACGATCAGATGCGCCCAGTGGGCGTCCAGGCTCTTGCCCTGCTCGCCCGCTTCGCGGGTGACGACCTCGGCGCAGATCGCGAGATCGCCGATGTACGGCCCGCCGAGCTCGGCCATGGCCTCGGGCGGCAGTTCGGGGAACGGGAACGACAGGACGTTGGTCGCGTAGTCGCGGCCACGGAAGTCGCGGTTGAGCGCGCGCCCTTCCTCGGCGTCGACGATGCGTACGGTAATGGCCACGCCCGGGCGCTCGATGGCGGCGAGTGCCGCCTCGGCCCAGGCGCCGAGTCGCGGAGGTTCGGGGACGTCGTCCGCGTCGGCGGCGTTCTGTATTTCGATCGGGCTGTCCATGCGGGGCTATTCTTCGGACTCGTTTTCCATGCGGGCGTACGCGTCCACTATACGCTGTACGAGCGGGTGGCGAACCACATCGCGTGAATCGAAGTGGATAAAGGCGATGCCCTCCACTCCGTCCAGCACGTCGAGCACGTGCCGCAGCCCGGAAACCTGCTTCGCCGGCAGGTCGGTCTGCGTGATGTCACCCGTGACGACGGCCGTGGAGCCGAAGCCGATACGGGTGAGGAACATCTTCATCTGCTCGATGGTGGTGTTCTGCGCTTCGTCCATGATGACGAACGCGTGGTTGAGGGTGCGCCCGCGCATGTAGGCCAGCGGCGCGACCTCGATGATATTGCGCTCGATCAGTTTGTTGGTGCGCTCGACGCCCATGAGTTCGTACAGGGCGTCGAAAATCGGACGCAGGTACGGGTCCACCTTCTGGGCCAGGTCGCCCGGCAGGAAGCCGAGGCGTTCGCCGGCCTCGACCGCGGGGCGTACGAGCACGAGGCGGCGCACGCGCTCGGCCTCCAGCGCGGCGACCGCGCTCGCCACGGCCAAGTACGTCTTGCCGGTACCGGCCGGGCCGATGCCGAAGGTCAGGTCGTGGGCGTTGATGCTCTGCAGGTAATCGACCTGGTGCGGCCCGCGCGCCTCGACCGTGCCGCGGCGCAGGATCACGTCGTCGGAGACGTCGTCGCGCTCGGCGTCCGGGGCGCGCGCGTCCATGGCGGAATCCTGCAACTCCAGGTGCACGCGCTCGGGCGAGACGTGCTCGCGCGCGGTGGCGCTGTAGAGGGCTTTCAGGACCTCGATGGCGGCCTCGCCCGACTCGGGCGGCGCCACGACGCGGAATCGGTTGCCACGATTATGGATTTCGACATTCAGCCGGCGCTCGATCTGCCGGATGTTCTCGTCGAACTGGCCGCAAAGGTTCGCGAGCCGATCGTTACTCTCCGGGGTCAGGACCACTTCGAGGGTGGTCGGCTCCGGATACAGCGACGTTTCAGGCTGGCTCAATCCCGTTCAACTCCCGGCCGTCTGCGCGGCCCGCGCTCCTGTTATCGATTCGGCCCCATTGTCCACTATCACCGCCGGGGGTGCCATCATCCCGTTGCCCCGCCCGGCCGAGGCGCCCGGCGCGGCGGGCTGGAGCCCACGCCCGCCTCGCCAGCGGCGCCCGGTTTTGGCAGGATCGGGGGTCTGTCCAACCCCCATCACGTGCCAGCGCACGGGAGAACAGCCATGGCCCCAACACCGAAGGAACTCGTCGACGCCGCCCGCAAACAGATCACCGAGGTCAGCCCGGAACAGGCCCAACAGCGCGTCGAGGCCGGCGCCATAGCGCTCGATGTGCGCGAGGCCGAGGAACTCGCCGAAGGCCATATCCCGGACGCCACGCACATCCCGCGCGGCTTTCTCGAATTCAAGGCCAGCGACCACGAGGCGCTGAAGTCCCGGGACACCCCGATCTGCGTCTACTGCATGGGCGGCGGCCGCGCCGCCCTCGCCGCGCAGACCCTCAAGCAACTCGGTTACACCAATGTAGTGTCGATCCAGGGCGGTTTCGAGGGGTGGAAGAAGGCGGAATTGCCGATGCAGGTGCCGGCGAAGGACGAGGAAGAGGAGTAAGGCGGCGGACCGGCGTAGGTTGGGTTGAGCGAAGCGATACCCAACACCGAGGCGAGTCGCGCCCCTACCGACTGTACAACTCGACGCGTTGGTTTTCCTTCGTCAACCCAAACTACGGGGCTGATCGCCGGACAATGCCGTAACGCACTGCCCGATCGCGAGCAAGCTCGCTCCTACAGGCACAACAACCACAGCGGTGTACCGAACCCTGTAGGAGCGAGCTTGCTCGCGATAAAGGTGCCACCGCGCGCAACGATCTCCGGATTGGCCACACCCGGCTTGCAGCGGGGGCATCGACGAAACGACCGCAGCCCCACCGCTCACGCCGGTTCTGGGCTACGCCGGTCCATCAGGGTGCGGTCGTTGATATCGATGAACTCACCGCGCAGGGAGTGCGGACGGGCCTCGGTGATGCGCACGTCGACGAAGGCGCCGATCAGCCGTTCATGGCCGGGGAAGTTGACCACGCGGTTGTTCTCGGTGCGCCCCTTGAGCTCGCCCTCGCCGCGTTTGGCCGGGCCCTCGACCAGGATCCGCTGCGTGCTGCCGACCATCGCCTCGCTGATCGCGCGGGCATTCTCCTCGATCCGGGCCTGGAGCTTCGCGAGCCGGGCCTTCTTGTCTTCCATCGGCGTGTCGTCCGGGAAGTTCGAGGCGGGCGTCCCCGGGCGGCGGCTGTAGATGAAGGAGAACGACTGGTCGAAACCGACCTCCTCGATCAGCTTCATGGTGTCCTCGAAATCCTTCTCGGTCTCGCCGGGGAAGCCGATGATGAAGTCGGACGACAGGCTGATCCCGGGCCGCGCCTCGCGCAGCTTGCGGATCTTGGACTTGTACTCGATGCGCGTGTGACCGCGCTTCATGGCGGCGAGCATGCGATCCGAGCCGCTCTGCACGGGCAGGTGCAGGAAGTCCGCGAGTTCGGGCACGTCGCGGTAGGCCTCGATCAGCTCGTCGGAGAACTCGACCGGGTGCGAGGTGGTAAAGCGGATGCGCTCGATGCCGTCGATCACGGCCACGTAGCGGATCAGCAGGCCCAGATCGGCGACCGTGCCGTCTTCCATCCAGCCGCGGTAGGCGTTCACGTTCTGCCCCAGCAGCGTGACCTCGCGCACGCCCTGCTCCGCCAGCCCGACGACCTCGGCGATGACGTCGTCAAACGGGCGACTGATCTCCTCGCCGCGCGTGTAGGGCACCACACAGAAGGTGCAGTACTTGGAGCAGCCCTCCATGATCGACACGAACGCCGTCGGCCCCTCGGCACGAGGCTCGGGCAGGCGGTCGAACTTTTCGATCTCGGGGAAGCTGGTATCCACCACCGGGCCGTCGCCGGCGCGGGCCGAGGCGAGCATCTCCGGCAGGCGGTGCAGGGTCTGCGGGCCGAACACGAGGTCCACGAACGGCGCCCGCTTCGCCAGAGCCTCGCCCTCTTGGCTCGCCACGCAGCCGCCGACGCCGATCATGGCGTGCGGGTTCTCCTGCTTGAATCGGCGCCACTGGCCCAGCTGCGAGAACACCTTCTCCTGCGCCTTCTCGCGGATGGAGCAGGTATTGAGCAGCAGGAGATCGGCCGCAGCCGGGTCATCCACCCGCTCGGCGCCCTCCGAATCGGCGAGGACGTCGAACATCTTCGCCGAGTCGTACTCGTTCATCTGGCAGCCCTGCGTCTGCACGTAGACTTTGGTGCCCATGGCCTCGTCCGTCGAGTCGGTTCGCAAAGCGGGAATGATACCAGAGCGCCGGGGCGAGACACGTAACCGTGGGCCGGCTTTCGCCGAGGGCGACAGCCGGCAGACGCGCGCGGGAATCCGTGCAGACACCGCCGGCTGGCTCCCTACGGTCGCAAGCCGGCCTACGCGGCCCTCGGTGCATCGCGGTCGAACGCAACCAACCCGTCATCGCGAGCGAGCGAGGGGAGCGCGGCGATCCCGCGACGGCAGAGCGTCCGCCACACGACACCGCCGCACGGAGTCCTTCCCTACCCCGTCTTCTCCATAGGCTCGGATGCAGTCGCCCGACGCAGCAGCCGCATCGTTCGCCAGGCGTGGCGGACCACAAACCAGTGCAGCGCAAATACGGCAAGGAGCGGCAGCCACATGGCCCACTCCGGCACCCCAAGGCGCCAGCCAAGCACCCCGATGCCGCCAAGGGAGAACGTGATAACGACCGCGATACAGACGGTGGTACGGGGAGAGAAACCGGCACGCAGGAAAATGTGGTGCAGATGCTCGCGGTCGGCGGTCATCGGGTTCTGGCCCTTCAGGCCCCGCCGCAACATCAGGGAGACCGTATCGCACACTGGCAAGGCCATAATCCAGGCGATAGTGACCGGCGGCACATTAATCCCCTGCTCGAACACGAGATCGATCGCAAACCAGGCCAGCGCGAAGCCCAGCATGGTGCTGCCGGAATCCCCCATGAACACGGTGGCGCCGCGCCGCCACGGCACCGGGAAATTCAGCACGAGGAACCCCGCCAGGGCGCTCGCCAGCAGCACGGGCAAAGCCAGCGCGGAGAATTCAGCCGCCTCCAGCCCGATTACACTCAGCCAGAACAGCATCACGAGGACGACCGATCCGGCCAGCCCATCGAGCCCGTCGAGCATATTCACGGCGTTGATCAGACCGACCACGCACACGATCGTGAACGGCACCGCGAGCCAACCCAGTTCGAACAGGCCCAAG of the Halofilum ochraceum genome contains:
- the lnt gene encoding apolipoprotein N-acyltransferase, giving the protein MAARAALYRRQRLRAALTGTRARDLLALAAGAALAFAFAPWGVWPLAIASPAILFILWLDCTRRRAAWRGWLFGVGVWGAGVYWIYHSLHLFGAAVAPLAGALTVGFILALALIPAALGALVVGRDAERRGAAWFLLVLPGAWVLIEWVRSWLLTGFPWLLLGTSQTDSWLAGYAPVFGVYGMSLAVALSAGALAYAWRGSWHGRTLALVVAVGIWGTGAVLSGTHWSRAGGQPFDAALIQGNIEQEQKFNTQEKALTRYEDLTREVAHRAELVIWPETAVPTFYRRVADRLNEFGKAMETENTRVVTGVFTLDPETRRYYNAVRPLGINRMAYRKQRLVPFGEYMPLRSYLEFLERYIQIPMSDIAPGVPGQAPLEVGANRLGASVCYEAAYPGVIRRMAVDANVLVNVSNDGWFGDSTAPHQHLQIARLRSMETARPMLRATNTGITAIIDHQGEVISRGPQFEVAVVEARIDPRAGLTPYVQMGDIPALGAAAALAFLPYLIGAWRRRTGTA
- a CDS encoding LysE family transporter, with protein sequence MSLDLWFAFLVACGAISVSPGAGAVASMTSGLRNGMPRGLVTAIGQQFGLTLQIVVVGIGVGAAIAASPLAFELVRWGGVVYLAWLGIRQWRAGARLEGLADSRAMAQSGGAMVLRGFLVNASNPKATVFMLAVLPQFIDPSMALAPQYLVLAATMIGVDIVVMAGYTGLAAQLARFWREPRHLAMANRVLGLLFVAAAVLLAVYRPGG
- a CDS encoding HlyC/CorC family transporter, whose translation is MGILMADDLPESSSSEGRSLLSRLAKALGGEPRDRDELLTLLRQAQRRELFGHDALAMIEGVFQVADMQARDIMIPRSRMVVVEADAALDDMLPDIIESGHSRFPVIDDNRDEVVGVLLAKDILRYFPEDQRSRFDLRDILRSAAFVPESKRLNTLLQEFRTSRNHMAIVVDEYGGTAGLITIEDVLEQIVGNIDDEHDSEDESPIHEHGPGRYTVDALTPIDEFNAHFGTDYSDDDFDTIGGLVINQIGHVPNTGETATIDRFWFRILDADSRRIRQLQVVWLDQATGDTAEADKTH
- the ybeY gene encoding rRNA maturation RNase YbeY, with amino-acid sequence MDSPIEIQNAADADDVPEPPRLGAWAEAALAAIERPGVAITVRIVDAEEGRALNRDFRGRDYATNVLSFPFPELPPEAMAELGGPYIGDLAICAEVVTREAGEQGKSLDAHWAHLIVHGVLHLVGYDHQDDDEAERMETRERAILADLGFPDPYAGEPNSTDPNPTDFETS
- a CDS encoding PhoH family protein — protein: MYPEPTTLEVVLTPESNDRLANLCGQFDENIRQIERRLNVEIHNRGNRFRVVAPPESGEAAIEVLKALYSATAREHVSPERVHLELQDSAMDARAPDAERDDVSDDVILRRGTVEARGPHQVDYLQSINAHDLTFGIGPAGTGKTYLAVASAVAALEAERVRRLVLVRPAVEAGERLGFLPGDLAQKVDPYLRPIFDALYELMGVERTNKLIERNIIEVAPLAYMRGRTLNHAFVIMDEAQNTTIEQMKMFLTRIGFGSTAVVTGDITQTDLPAKQVSGLRHVLDVLDGVEGIAFIHFDSRDVVRHPLVQRIVDAYARMENESEE
- a CDS encoding rhodanese-like domain-containing protein, with translation MAPTPKELVDAARKQITEVSPEQAQQRVEAGAIALDVREAEELAEGHIPDATHIPRGFLEFKASDHEALKSRDTPICVYCMGGGRAALAAQTLKQLGYTNVVSIQGGFEGWKKAELPMQVPAKDEEEE
- the miaB gene encoding tRNA (N6-isopentenyl adenosine(37)-C2)-methylthiotransferase MiaB — translated: MGTKVYVQTQGCQMNEYDSAKMFDVLADSEGAERVDDPAAADLLLLNTCSIREKAQEKVFSQLGQWRRFKQENPHAMIGVGGCVASQEGEALAKRAPFVDLVFGPQTLHRLPEMLASARAGDGPVVDTSFPEIEKFDRLPEPRAEGPTAFVSIMEGCSKYCTFCVVPYTRGEEISRPFDDVIAEVVGLAEQGVREVTLLGQNVNAYRGWMEDGTVADLGLLIRYVAVIDGIERIRFTTSHPVEFSDELIEAYRDVPELADFLHLPVQSGSDRMLAAMKRGHTRIEYKSKIRKLREARPGISLSSDFIIGFPGETEKDFEDTMKLIEEVGFDQSFSFIYSRRPGTPASNFPDDTPMEDKKARLAKLQARIEENARAISEAMVGSTQRILVEGPAKRGEGELKGRTENNRVVNFPGHERLIGAFVDVRITEARPHSLRGEFIDINDRTLMDRRSPEPA
- a CDS encoding MraY family glycosyltransferase — its product is MLLLFPVAFGLTLFLNRRLWGPARRIGIVDVPGGRKEHENHTPLIGGVGIFAGFAFCSVLVSFDLSSYRALYAGMGVLLIVGLLDDLHDLGATEKVIVQTFAASLLIWGGGLVIADLGLFPGLGLFELGWLAVPFTIVCVVGLINAVNMLDGLDGLAGSVVLVMLFWLSVIGLEAAEFSALALPVLLASALAGFLVLNFPVPWRRGATVFMGDSGSTMLGFALAWFAIDLVFEQGINVPPVTIAWIMALPVCDTVSLMLRRGLKGQNPMTADREHLHHIFLRAGFSPRTTVCIAVVITFSLGGIGVLGWRLGVPEWAMWLPLLAVFALHWFVVRHAWRTMRLLRRATASEPMEKTG